Within Schaalia sp. HMT-172, the genomic segment CGATCAACTCCGGGCAGATCCTCTTCGACGGGACCGACCTGGCGGCGCCCGGCGTCTCCTGGCCGGGCGTCCGCCGCCGCATCGGCATGGTCTTCCAGTCCTACGAGCTCTTCCCCCACCTGACCGTCATGGGGAACCTGACGCTCGCCCCCGGCCTCGTCGCGGGAGAATCACGCGCCGACGCCGAGGAGCGGGCGCATAAACTGCTCGAGCGCGTCGGCCTGGCTGACCGCGCCGACGACTACCCGCGCCAGCTCTCCGGCGGCCAGCGCCAGCGCGTCGCCATCGTGCGCGCCCTCATGATGAACCCCGAGATCCTCCTCCTCGACGAGGTCACCGCCTCCCTTGACCCGGAGATGGTGCGCGAGGTCCTCGACGTCGTTCTCGAGTTGGCTCGCACCGGCATGACGATGCTCATTGTGACGCACGAGATGGGCTTCGCCCGCGCGATCGCCGACCGCATCGTCTTCATGGACGAGGGCCGCATCGTCGAGGTCGACCCGCCGCGCAAGTTCTTCGCCGACCCGTCCTCGGATCGCGCGCGCAAGTTCCTCGACATCTTCAGCTTCGAGGGCGCCAAGCTGTAAGCGCGTTGGGGCTCGCGGATAGGAAACGGCTACGCGGATAGGTTATGAGCATCTGGATACCTTAATAACCTATCCGCGTGTGCATAACCTATCCGCATGTGCGCAACCTATCCGCATGAGGTGCACTCGGCCGACTGGAGCTCCAGGGGGGGACGCGTGCACTGGCTGTCGAGACGCAACCTCTCCGCGTCGCGGCCACGGCCATGGAGCGGTTTCCCAACAATGTCGCATGCAATTCCCCTGAGGTTGCTTCAAACATTGAATTCACGTCGTTGGAATTGCAACGTTTGTGGGCGGTGCCGTTTATTCGGGCAGCCGAATTGCATGCGACTTTTGGAGAGAGTGCGGCTGTCGTGCCCGGAGCGCGCCCGCCGAACGCGCGAGCCGAGCCCACCCGAGACAGAACGCCCCGCTTCAGGAAATCAGCGTCGACTGGTGGTGCACCATGACCAGGCGCGCCTCGCCAGAGGTCGCCGGCGCCCACACGCTGGATTCCAGCGACGCGCCGCCCTCCCAGCGCACCCGGTAGCGGGTCAGGAACGCCCCGCCCAGGTCGTGCGCGTCGATGCGGCCGACCGCTGGTGAGGCGGGCGAGGGCCCCGCCAGCGTCGTGGTCGCCGCGCCACCCGGCCAGATGCGCGTCGTGCGCTCGTCGGTCATGGCCGCCAGCGCCTCCTCGTCGCCGCCGGTCCACGCCAGGATGAACTCGCGCTCGCGGGCGATCGCGTCCTCGGTGGTCGCCGAAGGTTCACTCTCGGACGAGGCCGGGGCCGCCTCGGTGGGTACGCTCGACTCGGTGGAAGCTGAGAAAACGCTGGGATGAGAACGGAAAGTCGAGGTCGTGGCCCCGCTGCTGGAAGCGGTCCCGGTCGTGGGCGTGTCTATGGTGTCGGCCGAGCCCGTACCCGCCGGGTCCGCGTTCTTCGCCGAAGCGCCGCGCGAAGGCGACTCTGTCGCGGGGGAATCAGAGGTGGCAACGCCCTGCGGTTCTGCCGAAGTGGGCGCAGTGTCCTCGGCGGAACCGCCACGCGAAGAAGACGCAGTCGCAGGCGCATCAGCGGAGGTGGCATCGTGAGGGGTTTCTGACGTAGATGCAGTGTGCGTGTCAGCTGAGCCTGCGCTGGCCGCGCCGTCGTCCGCCTGTGTTGTGCTCGCAGTGGTGCGCGACGAGCCGCCCCCGAACCCGGGACCCGGCTCGGGTGTGCGCCCGGCCTGGTAGGCCTCGGCGCACCCTCGCGCGAGGTCGTCGGCGCGCTCGTTCATGCGGTGGCCAGCGTGTCCCTTGACCCACTCGAAGGTGACGCGGCGCCCTTCCATGGCCCGGTCGATCTCCTGGATGAGCTCCAGGTTCTTGATGGGCTTCTTGTCGGCCTTTGTCCAGCCGCGTTTCTTCCAGCCGAGCCGCCACTTGGACACGACGTTGATGGCGTACTGCGAGTCGGCGAGGATGTGCAGCTCGTCGCCGGTCTCGGCGGTGGCCTGAAGCAGGCGCAGGATCGCGGTCAGCTCACCGAGGTTGTTGGTGCCCTTCGGCCAGCCGCCCGCGTCCCACGTGTCCTCGTCCACGTACCAGGCCCACCCCGCGGGCCCGGGATTGCCGAGGGAAGAACCGTCTGCCGCCGCCGTTATCGTCATGCCCTCATCCTATCGGCATCGCGCTTGCCTGATCGGAACGGGGACGAGGCCCGGCTCGTTCGGGCAACGGGACGAGGCCGGGGCAGCCTATGCCTCGTGCTCTAAAATCGGGGGTGGGCGCGGTCGCGCCCTTCGCCGCAACGATGAGGACGGAGACGACCATGAGCACTCGCAGCGATGAACAGCACGAGACGAATGCGCCTCAGCGAGAGGGAGGTGGTTCGGCGAAGCGGAAGCGGTCCCGCCCGTGGGGTCTCCTCGCGCTTGCCTTCGCGCTTGGGTTGCTCATGTGGAGCTGCATTCCGAAGGGCTACCTGATCAGTTCGTCGGTGGATGAGCTGAGTACGGGTGACGCTGTTATCGCTCTTCGAATAGGTCACGCAGAATCGGTGTCTGGCCTGGAAGCACCGATTCATGACAGCTGGGTCGTGCTTCTCGATGCTCAAGGCAATCTCGAAGGCGCGCTCCGTCGCGATGATTCAGTAGCCCGTCTCGCGTGGCTTGACAGCGGGATTTCATACGGTTCGTGGGAGCAAGAGTACCTGACCACGGAAGACGGGACCCGTGTGGTGGACCGTGACCATTCGAGGATTGCGGAATATGGGCGTTACCTGCTGCCGGATGGACGAATTGTCGTTGTTTCTTCCTGGTCCGATAAGGGGCTTCTGATCGATACGATCGAACCTGATGGCAGTATGACGACTGTGGAAACTGAAGGAACGCGCGGAGACATGGGCCAGTGCGGGGGACGGATTGTGTCGATCGTCGACACGAAGCAGCTCCCGCGTGCGAAGGCATCAGAGGCCTTTGAGGCCTACGCCGCACAATCGGGCGGTGATGGTGACCAGCCGGAGGTTCTGTCTGTCGTCGTTCAGCTGACTGATCTTGACGGCGGTACTCCCCAGATCCTTGGCGTAGCGCCCGAGAACAATGTGTTGGGGTCGGGGCAGAAGATGTTTGCCTGCGAGGGGGATGTGATCACTGTGCCGGGCATCCAAGTGGCCGATCCTGACTCCACAAAGAGGGCAAAAGTGTCTGAACCTGAGGGAACCCTGGTTCTCCAGCGATGGGACCTGTCGACGGGGCAGCGCACGGTTATTCCCGTGCTCGACGAGCAGGGAAATCCCATCGAATTGGGGAGAGACCCCAATATCGATCGCTATGTGGGGATCCAGGTGGGGCGCGAGTACAGGTTCATCAGTGCGGACGGTCATGCGTTTGCGGTCGACTTGGACAGTGGCCAGGGCCGTCACCTGTTCTCGTACAGGGAGCCGGGCAATTACCCACCAGTGTTGTTCCAAGTGACTAAGACGGGCGTCTACGCCCTCGACGATGACTTGCAAGGGCGCCGGGTCAACCTCATCTATCTACCGTGGGACGGGGGAGAGCGCCGGAAGGTTCTGACAACGACCAAGCTGGAGGGATACATCAAGACGTGGAGCCCGCTGTCGGGGCACGTGCGAAAGATTGAGTCCTTTACCCTGCGTCCCGGCTGGGACGGCGGCGCTCAGTAACGTAGCGAGGTAACACAGCACAGTCTCGCGCGGCACCGTGCGCGGCGCGAGAGGGGCGGTCTTCCAACGAAGACCGCCCCCCACCCGTTACAGCGTGACGCCCACCTGGCCCAGCGCGAAGGCGAATTCCTCGCAGCGCGCCGCCCACCGGCCCTCGCGCCCGGACGGGCCGGCGTGCCCGGCGACCATCTCGGTGCGCAGGATGATCGGACGCTCGCGCGGGTCGCGCGCGGCGACGAGGCCTCCTCTGGCCTCCGCGCCCGTGCTCTCGCCGCCGCCGGAGTCGACGCCGACCGTACCGGAATCCCCGGCCGCCCCCGAATCGCAGGAGTTGCAGCGCTTCCCAGCCCCGGCCTCGTCCGTGGAGGGAACCTGGCCGGTGGCCTCGCGCAAGCGCTGCACCCACTTGGTGGGCTCGACGAACTCGACGCGCGTGTCGTTGACGGACGTCGTCGCCATGATCGCGGGCAGGAGCGCGCCGTCGGGCACGTTCTCGTACGGCGTGTAGCGGCTCATTGCGTCGAACACGGCGCGCGAGGTCAGCGGGTTGCCCCATTCTTCCCACTCGCCGACGGTGAGCGGCAGGGTCGGGTCCAGGATCGTGGTGAGCGCGTCCACGAAGGGAACGCCCGCGAGGATCGCGCGGAAGCGGTCGGGGGCGGCGTTGGTGACCGCGCCCATGAGGAGGCCTCCGGCGCTGCGGCCCTCGGCGACCAGGCGGCCGGGCGCCACCCACCCGGAGTCGACCAGCCAGTCGGCCACGTCGATGAAGTCCGTGAAGGTGTGCTCCTTGACCAGCTCCTTGCCGTCCTCGTACCAGGCGCGGCCCATCTCGCCGCCGCCGCGCACGTGCGCGATCGCGTAGACGGCGCGGCGTAGGATCGGCAGGCGCAGGGTCTCGAACTCGGGGTCGTAGCTGACCTCGTAGGACCCGTACCCGATCTCCCAGCCCGCGTGCGTGCCGTCCGGGCGCGCGTCGCGGTGGTGAATGAGGGTGACGGGGATGCGGGTCGCGCCGTCGCGCGCGAGCACCCACACGCGCTCCTCGACGTACTCGGCGGGGTCCCAGCCGGGTGCCTCGCGGGTGCACAGGGTCCGTACGCTCAGCGCCGCGTTTTCGCTTGTGGTCTCGGGGGACGAGGCCGGGGCGCGGTTCGGCAGGGTCACCTCGGCGACCGTGGGCGGCACGGTCTGCGACTGGAACTCCACGCGCAGCGGATCGGCCCACGGGGTTGGCACGGTCGTGATCGTGCGCACCGGGGCGTCGACCTCCACGCGCTGCCACGTGGGCGCCTGCTCGCTGCGGTCCCACACGTCGACCTGCGTGAGCGAACCCGAACGAAGCGAGAGCGCCACGTAGCCCGCGTGGGCCTCGACGTCGGTGATGCGCTCGCCGGGGCCGGGGCTACGCAACGGCTCCCAGGACTCAAACGGCGTGAGGGGGGTGGGCTCGTCCCCCGGCAGGGGAGTGCCGGGAGTGCGATCCGCCAGGGCCTGGCGACTGTACGCGGAGGAAGACGTGACGCCGAGGCGCGCCAACGCCTCGGGCGACCCCCCTGCGGGCAGCATCGCCTGCGCGAGCGAGCCCTCCTGCGTCAGCCCCGTATGCACGATAAACAGGCGGTCGCCCGCCGAATCCGCCGACACCAGCGTACGCGGGCGCACCGGCATGAGCGGCAGCGGGCGCACCGACGGGTGGGCGGGCAGCCACAGCCACGCGCGGCCCGCCGTCGACGAGGACGAATGAATGACGACGTGCCCCGGGAAGCCCGAGGGCGCGAACCCCATCTCGAAGCCCTCGTCCGGTTCAACCAACAGCAGCTCGTCGGCCTCGCGCGGCGTGCCCAGGCGGTGCAGCCACACGTCGCACGCGCGCCACGCATCGTCCACTCCCATGTAGATAAAGGACTTCGAGTCATCCGCCCACGCGAAACCGTACCCGGCGCCTGCCACGGCCTCGTCGATGACGCGCCCCGACGCCTCCTGCACGACCCACGTGTAGCGCTCGTCGCCGCTCGTGTCCCTCGCCCACGCGATCAGGCGCCCATCCGGGGAGGGATACAGGTCCGCCAGGCGGAAAAACTCCTGCCCGCGCGCCCACTCGTTCTCATCGACGAGGAGCTCCTCACCCCGCGCGGGCACGCCCGGATAGGGGACGAGCGGGATCGGCGCCCCGGCCTCGTCGCGCTCCACCGGCGCGCGGTGATGCGTCGCGTAGGACTGACCCTCCGCGAAACGACGGAAGTACCAGAACTCGCCCTCGCGGATCGGAACCGTCACGTCGGTGAGCGCCGTGGAGGCCTTCACCTCCTCCACGAGGCGCGCGGCCGCCTCGCGCGTCGGCGCCGTCACCGCGTCCGCCCACGCGTTTTCCGCCTCCAGGTGCGCGCGCACCTCCGGGTTCTCTCCGTCGCGCAACCAATCCCACGGGTCATCAAAATGCTGCCCGAACTGGTCGCGCACCCGGTACCCGTAGCGTTTCGGGGCAATCGGGGGAGTCGGCGAGGCCTGGGGTGCGTGGTGCGGGGTCGTCTCAGTCATGGGGACCATCTTAGAGGCGGGCGTGGGGGTGGGTCGCCGCGGGTGCGGGCTGGCGGCGTGCGGGCCCGGGCGTGGCGGGTGGTTGAGCGGCCCGGGGCGGTGCCGGGGAGGATGGTGAGGTGGCCGCAGTGTTCGTCCACAACGTGCAGCATGACTGCACTCGGATGGACAAACCCAGTGCGTGTGCGCGGCTGCCGTGATACGATGAGATCACAATGACCGGTTCCGCCCGACGAGGGTCCAGGGCCGGTCTTAACATTTCGGAGAAGAGCGATGGAGCCCAAACCCTTTAAGTCTGTCGATGATCAGATTTCCATTCTCCGCGAGAGGGGAATGGAAATACATGATCTTGAGTTTGCTCGCTCTGTCCTTCGTGAAATCGGATACTATAGACTGTCTGGATATTCCTATCCCTATCGTGCTGTCCAAGCAGAGGCAGCGCTTCTCTCCGATAACTTTATCGAAGGAACCACGATCGAAAAAGTGGTCAAGCTGTACAGGTATGATCAAGAGCTAAGAGCTGTCACGGGGCTTCAGCTAGCGAAAATTGAAATTGTGCTTCGGGTAATGATCAGTCACGAGCTTGGACGGGTTGATCCATACATACACTTGAGTCCACATAAGCTCGGGAAAAAAGCTTGGGATAAGAATAATGCGCAATCAACTGAACAGTATGCAATGTGGCTAGAAAAATATAGTACAGCTGTGGTTCGTTCAAACGAGGACTCAGTCGTGCATTATAAGAAAAAGTATGACGCCATTTTGCCAGTTTGGGTCGCAGTGCATGTTCTCGATTGGGGAAGTTTGCGCATGTTGTACGACTTCGCTCGCGATGAGCAGCGGAGAGCTGTTGCCAATCAGCTCAATATTTCAGAATCGCAGCTCAGCTCATGGCTGCTTTGTCTTAATGATGTCAGAAATGTGTGCGCGCATCATGGTCGACTCTATAGCAGGACGTTTCCAAAGAGTCCCATGCTCACGGGAGAGGATCATGAGCTCGGATTTCTGCGTCGATTCGTGCTTGACGATGTGAAAGAGGGGAATGGGAAGGAAAAGAAAGGAAAGTGCTTTGCGCAGTTCACCATCATCCAGTATCTTCTTTCTAAGATGAATCTGGAGGGGCTCGACGAACTTCCACGTCTGTTGCATAACTTCCCCGAAGTATCTCCTGTTTCGGTTGAATACCTTGGTGTTCCCGAGAACTGGGAGGAGCTTCCTTTGTGGAATGGTGATATGTATTCGTGTCCTCCTCAGGCGATGTCATACAGTCAAGGCTGATGGTAGAAACACCGGGGAGTGCGTGCGAGACTAGGGGAGTGAACGACGAACAAGCTCCCTCGCGCGAATCCGCCGTGCTCGCACCCGCGTCCCTGGTGCTTGAGCCCGCGGCCCCTGCACTCGGACCCGCAGCGCTCGCGGACTCGTCTCTTACTCAGCCCGGCACCCGCGGACAGGTGAACGAGGAAGCGGCCCCTGCCTCGTCCCTGAGCCTCACCGAGCGGCTCATCGCCTGGGTGCGCGAATTCATCCAGTTCGGGCTCGTCGGTGCGACCGCCTTCATCGTCGACGCCGGACTGTTCAACCTCCTCCAACACGGTCCGCTCGGCATCCTCGCCGGACACCCCAACACCGCGCAATTCGTCGCCGCCGTGACCGCGACCCTCTACTCGTGGATCGCCAACCGCCTGTGGACCTACCGCGGCCGCACCCGGGACAACGCCACGCGTGAAGCCATCCTCTTCTTCTTCGCCAACGCCTGCGGCATCGGCATCTCCCAGTTCTGCCTGCTGTTCACCCACCACATCCTCGGGTTCACCTCGGCGCTGGCCGACAATATCGCCGTCTACGTCGTCGGCTTCGCCCTGGGCACCGCGTTCCGCTTCTTCTTTTATCACTACGTGGTCTTCACCGGGGGTACGCGCGCGTAGGTTCGAGGCGCGGCGGTAGGGTCGACACGTGAAGGAAACGCCAGAGCACTACCCGACCCCCGAAGAATCCATCGCCACGATGGTCACCATCGACGACACCGCCCTCGTTTTCGAAGGTGGCGGCATGCGCAACGCCTACACGGCCGCGCTCGTCAGCCGACTCATCGCCGAAGGCATCAACTTCCCCCACATCTCCGGCGTCTCCGCGGGCTCCAGCCACCTGTGCAACTTCACCTCCCGCGACGCGATCCGCTCACACGCGACCTTCGTCGACCTCGTCGAAGACCCCGAATTCGGCGGGCTCAAACACTTCCGCAAAGGCCACGGCTACTTCAATGCCGAGTACATCTACCAGCAGATCTGCTACCCCGACGGCGCCATGCCCTTCAACATGGACACCTTCCTGGCGAACCCGGCCACCACGCGCGTCGCCACCTTCAACGCATCGCGCGGCGAAGAACGCTGGTTCTCCAAGGAAGAAATGAACACCCTGGACACCCTCGGGCCCATCGTCCGCGCCTCCTCCACGCTGCCGATCCTCATGCCGCCCGTCGAAATCGACGGCGACACCTACGTCGACGGCGCGCTCGGCCCCAACGGAGGCCTGCCCTTCGACCAGCCCCTGCGCGAGGGATACCGCAAGCTCCTCGTCGTCCTCACCCGTCCCCGCGACTTCGTCAAAGACCCCATGCCCGCCAGCGTCGGCGCACTCCTGCGCACCGCCTACCGTTCATTCCCGTCCGTCTTCGAGGGCGTCGCCCTGCGCACCGACCGCTACAACGCGGGACGCCGCTTCCTCTTCGAACTCGAGGAACGAGGCCAGGCCTACGTCTTCGCCCCCGACAACCTGTGGATCAACAACACCGAGTCGCGGCGCGAGCGCCTCGAAGCCACCTACCGAGCCGGCCTGGTCCAGGCCGTGCGCGAGATGCCCGCAATCAAGGCGTTCCTGGGGTTGTAAGGGGCCGCGGCTGTTGCGGGAGCCGTGTCGCGGTGCCGGTGGCCGGTGGTATCGGCGGCCCGGGGGAGGGCTGGTGGCCCGGTAGCGGGCTGGTGGCCCGTGGTGATGGTGGCCCGTCGGTGGGTGTGTCTCTCGTTGGCTGCGTTGCGGGCCTGGGTGTGGCTTCTGTCTGGGGCTATCCGGATAGGTTGTGCGCATCCGGATAGGTTATGGGGATGTGGATAGGTTGTGCGCATCCGGATAGGTTATTAAGGTATCCGGATGCTGGTTTCCTATCCGGATGTTGGTTTCCTATCCGGATGTGTTGTCGCCCGGGGGCGGTATCCGCTCAACTAGCCGCGTTGCGGGCCTGTGACCCGGCGCGGAGGCTGGGGCCGCGGGAGGCGCGGCGGAGCCAAGGCT encodes:
- a CDS encoding amino acid ABC transporter ATP-binding protein — protein: MAELTPDTAASPERATSSSVEDPQLRLVDLDKTYPGGHHALRGVSLDVADGEVVVIIGPSGCGKSTLLRTINGLEPINSGQILFDGTDLAAPGVSWPGVRRRIGMVFQSYELFPHLTVMGNLTLAPGLVAGESRADAEERAHKLLERVGLADRADDYPRQLSGGQRQRVAIVRALMMNPEILLLDEVTASLDPEMVREVLDVVLELARTGMTMLIVTHEMGFARAIADRIVFMDEGRIVEVDPPRKFFADPSSDRARKFLDIFSFEGAKL
- a CDS encoding RNase H family protein, producing MTITAAADGSSLGNPGPAGWAWYVDEDTWDAGGWPKGTNNLGELTAILRLLQATAETGDELHILADSQYAINVVSKWRLGWKKRGWTKADKKPIKNLELIQEIDRAMEGRRVTFEWVKGHAGHRMNERADDLARGCAEAYQAGRTPEPGPGFGGGSSRTTASTTQADDGAASAGSADTHTASTSETPHDATSADAPATASSSRGGSAEDTAPTSAEPQGVATSDSPATESPSRGASAKNADPAGTGSADTIDTPTTGTASSSGATTSTFRSHPSVFSASTESSVPTEAAPASSESEPSATTEDAIAREREFILAWTGGDEEALAAMTDERTTRIWPGGAATTTLAGPSPASPAVGRIDAHDLGGAFLTRYRVRWEGGASLESSVWAPATSGEARLVMVHHQSTLIS
- a CDS encoding S9 family peptidase, which translates into the protein MVPMTETTPHHAPQASPTPPIAPKRYGYRVRDQFGQHFDDPWDWLRDGENPEVRAHLEAENAWADAVTAPTREAAARLVEEVKASTALTDVTVPIREGEFWYFRRFAEGQSYATHHRAPVERDEAGAPIPLVPYPGVPARGEELLVDENEWARGQEFFRLADLYPSPDGRLIAWARDTSGDERYTWVVQEASGRVIDEAVAGAGYGFAWADDSKSFIYMGVDDAWRACDVWLHRLGTPREADELLLVEPDEGFEMGFAPSGFPGHVVIHSSSSTAGRAWLWLPAHPSVRPLPLMPVRPRTLVSADSAGDRLFIVHTGLTQEGSLAQAMLPAGGSPEALARLGVTSSSAYSRQALADRTPGTPLPGDEPTPLTPFESWEPLRSPGPGERITDVEAHAGYVALSLRSGSLTQVDVWDRSEQAPTWQRVEVDAPVRTITTVPTPWADPLRVEFQSQTVPPTVAEVTLPNRAPASSPETTSENAALSVRTLCTREAPGWDPAEYVEERVWVLARDGATRIPVTLIHHRDARPDGTHAGWEIGYGSYEVSYDPEFETLRLPILRRAVYAIAHVRGGGEMGRAWYEDGKELVKEHTFTDFIDVADWLVDSGWVAPGRLVAEGRSAGGLLMGAVTNAAPDRFRAILAGVPFVDALTTILDPTLPLTVGEWEEWGNPLTSRAVFDAMSRYTPYENVPDGALLPAIMATTSVNDTRVEFVEPTKWVQRLREATGQVPSTDEAGAGKRCNSCDSGAAGDSGTVGVDSGGGESTGAEARGGLVAARDPRERPIILRTEMVAGHAGPSGREGRWAARCEEFAFALGQVGVTL
- a CDS encoding Abi family protein yields the protein MEPKPFKSVDDQISILRERGMEIHDLEFARSVLREIGYYRLSGYSYPYRAVQAEAALLSDNFIEGTTIEKVVKLYRYDQELRAVTGLQLAKIEIVLRVMISHELGRVDPYIHLSPHKLGKKAWDKNNAQSTEQYAMWLEKYSTAVVRSNEDSVVHYKKKYDAILPVWVAVHVLDWGSLRMLYDFARDEQRRAVANQLNISESQLSSWLLCLNDVRNVCAHHGRLYSRTFPKSPMLTGEDHELGFLRRFVLDDVKEGNGKEKKGKCFAQFTIIQYLLSKMNLEGLDELPRLLHNFPEVSPVSVEYLGVPENWEELPLWNGDMYSCPPQAMSYSQG
- a CDS encoding GtrA family protein; this encodes MNDEQAPSRESAVLAPASLVLEPAAPALGPAALADSSLTQPGTRGQVNEEAAPASSLSLTERLIAWVREFIQFGLVGATAFIVDAGLFNLLQHGPLGILAGHPNTAQFVAAVTATLYSWIANRLWTYRGRTRDNATREAILFFFANACGIGISQFCLLFTHHILGFTSALADNIAVYVVGFALGTAFRFFFYHYVVFTGGTRA
- a CDS encoding patatin family protein codes for the protein MKETPEHYPTPEESIATMVTIDDTALVFEGGGMRNAYTAALVSRLIAEGINFPHISGVSAGSSHLCNFTSRDAIRSHATFVDLVEDPEFGGLKHFRKGHGYFNAEYIYQQICYPDGAMPFNMDTFLANPATTRVATFNASRGEERWFSKEEMNTLDTLGPIVRASSTLPILMPPVEIDGDTYVDGALGPNGGLPFDQPLREGYRKLLVVLTRPRDFVKDPMPASVGALLRTAYRSFPSVFEGVALRTDRYNAGRRFLFELEERGQAYVFAPDNLWINNTESRRERLEATYRAGLVQAVREMPAIKAFLGL